The proteins below come from a single Garra rufa chromosome 25, GarRuf1.0, whole genome shotgun sequence genomic window:
- the chst6 gene encoding carbohydrate sulfotransferase 6, with the protein MLRWRVSKPTVLSIFLVQAAAVVLLYGWYIRPPSQNESPSEGKVHVLLLSSWRSGSSFLGQVFNQHPDVFYLMEPGWHVWTSIHQSGARSLRMAVRDLIRSVFQCDMSVMDSYMPQPRNVSNLFMWSHSRALCSPPACFLTARDEISKEQECKQNCDTQGLKLAEAACRTYSHVVLKEVRFFELESLYPLLRDPTLNLRIIHLVRDPRAVLRSREQSIKALVKDSAIVLEQANIPEKEKSYQVLQEICRSHVRIYETATLKPPDFLRGRYKMVRYEDLVRNTLAEIEGMYDFVGLEMTENLQEWIYRITHGKGKGTKKEAFKITSRNAEDVSLAWRTTLPFEKVQRIQEVCKGAMTLLGYKTVDSEKEQKLLDLDVMTPRERYKFSWVPSKSTTAKL; encoded by the coding sequence ATGCTGCGGTGGAGAGTGTCGAAGCCCACGGTGCTGAGCATTTTTCTAGTTCAGGCTGCTGCGGTGGTGCTTCTGTACGGGTGGTACATCCGTCCGCCCTCGCAAAACGAGTCTCCGTCCGAGGGCAAGGTGCACGTGCTGCTGCTGTCGTCCTGGAGGTCCGGCTCGTCGTTCCTGGGTCAGGTGTTCAACCAGCACCCGGATGTGTTTTATTTGATGGAGCCAGGTTGGCACGTGTGGACGTCGATACATCAAAGCGGCGCGCGGAGCTTGCGAATGGCGGTGCGCGATTTGATTCGCAGCGTCTTTCAGTGCGACATGTCAGTGATGGACTCTTACATGCCTCAGCCACGCAACGTCTCCAACCTCTTCATGTGGAGCCACAGTCGTGCGCTTTGCTCTCCGCCCGCTTGTTTTCTCACAGCTCGAGACGAGATTAGCAAAGAACAAGAATGCAAGCAGAATTGCGACACGCAAGGTTTGAAGCTCGCTGAGGCGGCGTGCCGGACATACAGCCACGTAGTGTTAAAAGAGGTGCGCTTCTTCGAGTTGGAGTCGCTGTACCCTCTACTGCGAGACCCCACTTTGAATCTGCGTATCATCCATCTAGTTCGTGACCCACGAGCGGTGCTTCGCTCCAGGGAGCAGTCGATCAAAGCCCTGGTGAAAGATAGCGCCATAGTCCTGGAACAGGCCAACATTCCAGAAAAGGAGAAGTCGTACCAGGTCTTGCAGGAGATTTGCCGCAGTCATGTGCGCATTTATGAGACCGCCACGTTAAAGCCGCCCGATTTCCTGCGGGGGCGCTACAAAATGGTCCGTTACGAGGATCTAGTGCGAAACACGCTGGCGGAGATCGAAGGCATGTACGACTTTGTGGGTTTGGAGATGACTGAAAACTTGCAGGAGTGGATCTACCGCATCACCCATGGGAAGGGCAAGGGAACGAAGAAGGAGGCCTTCAAGATCACCTCGCGAAACGCAGAGGACGTCTCTTTGGCTTGGCGAACCACCTTGCCGTTTGAAAAAGTCCAGCGCATCCAGGAGGTTTGCAAAGGAGCCATGACTCTGCTTGGATATAAGACGGTGGATAGCGAGAAGGAGCAAAAGCTGCTGGATTTAGACGTGATGACGCCACGTGAACGCTATAAGTTCAGCTGGGTCCCTTCTAAAAGCACCACTGCTAAATTATAG